In Plectropomus leopardus isolate mb chromosome 20, YSFRI_Pleo_2.0, whole genome shotgun sequence, one DNA window encodes the following:
- the LOC121960085 gene encoding LOW QUALITY PROTEIN: homeobox protein goosecoid-2-like (The sequence of the model RefSeq protein was modified relative to this genomic sequence to represent the inferred CDS: deleted 1 base in 1 codon), with product MDGLIRVERQKFPFTIENILSKYPNSNGDRRSCGTSGPGLKEKSPVGGQTEAVHHACMCCCYCSHCGDMYQTDFIHEACQYGWPPAMLTDPCRLGDAHREEQTPGQVQRRTRRHRTIFTEEQLDHALEELFLQNQYPDVTTREKLAQHTHLREERVEVWFKNRRAKWRRQKRLSFGMGNTEK from the exons ATGGATGGACTGATCAGAGTGGAGAGACAAAAGTTTCCTTTCACTATTGAGAACATACTGAGCAAATACCCAAACAGTAACGGAGACAGACGGTCGTGTGGAACAAGTGGCCCTGGACTAAAAGAGAAGAGTCCTGTTGGAGGCCAGACAGAGGCTGTTCATCACGCCTGCAtgtgctgctgctactgctccCACTGTGGAGACATGTACCAGACTGATTTCATTCATGAAG cctgTCAGTACGGATGGCCGCCGGCGATGCTCACAGACCCATGTAGGCTGGGAGACGCTCACAGGGAGGAGCAGACACCCGGTCAGGTGCAGAGGCGAACCAGACGTCACCGCACTATTTTCACAGAGGAGCAGCTGGAT CATGCACTGGAGGAGCTGTTCCTGCAGAACCAGTATCCAGATGTGACCACAAGGGAGAAACTAGCACAGCATACTCACTTGAGGGAAGAAAGAGTTGAG GTTTGGTTTAAAAACCGAAGAGCAAAGTGGAGGCGCCAGAAAAGACTATCATTTGGTATGGGAAACACAGAAAA